Proteins from one Faecalibacterium sp. I3-3-33 genomic window:
- a CDS encoding uracil-xanthine permease family protein codes for MSLRQAIPLGLQHVCAMFVGNLTPLLIITSACGIAGGEFADLQVTLLQSAMFVAGIVTLVQLFTIGPVGGAVPIIMGTSSGFIGVFNSVVGTMGGGVLAYGAIMGASIIGGIFESVLGFFLKPLRRFFPPVVTGTVVLSIGLSLISVGINSFGGGNKAKDFGSVENLLLALFVLVVILFFKHWTTGFLSSSAILIGILAGYVAAFIMGLVLPTTGVTADGVEFTKAWVLNWNKVAQASWFAVPKLMPIKVVFDARAILPVLIMFIVTAVETVGDISGVMEGGMNREPSDKELSGGVICDGLGSTFAALFGVLPNTSFSQNVGLVAMTKVVNRMALASGAVFLILCGLIPKLGALISIMPQAVLGGAAVMMFSSIVVSGIQLITKEKMTPRHLTIVSVALGVGYGMGANSGILAQAPQVFQLICGESGIVPAAFVAILLNVLLPKNDMAE; via the coding sequence ATGTCCCTGCGTCAGGCCATCCCGCTGGGCTTGCAGCATGTCTGCGCCATGTTCGTGGGCAACCTGACCCCGCTGCTGATCATCACCAGCGCCTGCGGCATTGCAGGCGGCGAGTTCGCAGACCTGCAGGTCACCCTGCTGCAAAGCGCCATGTTCGTGGCAGGTATCGTCACGCTGGTGCAGCTGTTCACCATCGGACCCGTGGGCGGTGCAGTACCTATTATCATGGGCACCAGCTCCGGCTTTATCGGCGTGTTCAACAGCGTTGTGGGCACGATGGGCGGCGGCGTGCTGGCCTATGGCGCGATTATGGGTGCCTCCATCATCGGCGGTATTTTTGAAAGCGTGCTGGGCTTTTTCCTGAAGCCGCTGCGCAGGTTCTTCCCGCCGGTGGTCACCGGCACGGTGGTGCTTTCCATCGGTCTTTCGCTGATCTCGGTAGGCATCAACTCCTTCGGCGGCGGCAACAAGGCCAAGGACTTCGGCTCTGTGGAAAACCTGCTGCTGGCACTGTTCGTGCTGGTGGTCATCCTGTTCTTCAAGCACTGGACTACCGGTTTCCTCAGCTCCTCTGCCATCCTCATCGGCATTCTGGCCGGTTATGTGGCTGCATTCATTATGGGTCTGGTGCTGCCCACCACCGGCGTGACTGCCGATGGCGTGGAGTTCACCAAGGCATGGGTGCTCAACTGGAACAAGGTGGCACAGGCTTCCTGGTTCGCAGTGCCCAAGCTGATGCCGATCAAGGTGGTATTTGACGCCCGTGCGATCCTGCCGGTGCTGATTATGTTCATCGTTACCGCAGTGGAGACCGTGGGCGATATCTCCGGCGTGATGGAGGGCGGCATGAACCGCGAACCCTCTGATAAGGAGCTGTCCGGCGGCGTCATCTGCGATGGCCTCGGCTCTACCTTTGCCGCACTGTTCGGCGTGCTGCCCAACACCTCTTTCAGCCAGAACGTGGGTCTGGTGGCCATGACCAAGGTGGTCAACCGCATGGCGCTGGCTTCCGGTGCTGTGTTCCTGATCCTCTGCGGCCTGATCCCCAAGCTGGGCGCGCTGATCTCCATCATGCCGCAGGCTGTTCTGGGTGGTGCAGCCGTTATGATGTTCTCTTCCATCGTGGTCAGCGGCATCCAGCTGATCACCAAGGAAAAGATGACCCCGCGCCATCTGACCATCGTGTCTGTGGCACTGGGCGTGGGCTACGGCATGGGTGCCAACAGCGGCATTCTGGCACAGGCTCCGCAGGTCTTCCAGCTGATCTGCGGCGAGTCCGGCATTGTTCCGGCTGCTTTTGTGGCAATTCTGCTGAACGTGCTGCTGCCCAAGAACGATATGGCAGAGTAA
- a CDS encoding SDR family oxidoreductase: MKKILVTGAGGFVGSRVMQQWAWRYDLCSFPKGFLAAAGENAVQQAVLQQRPDAILHTAAISDTGYCADHPEQAYRANVELPVWLARAAAETGAKLVSFSSDQVYAGVEQSGPLPESIPLRPANVYGQGKLEMEQRVQAICPSAVLLRATWMYDLPGYRLPIRGNLPLNLLRAAQRGESVHFSVRDFRGITYVRQAVALLEPALTLPGGVYNFGSENAENMVLTARQFAETLGITVDIQEADWARNLAMDCSKLRAQGIVFDTTQEGLTRCLRDYGLR, translated from the coding sequence ATGAAAAAGATCCTTGTGACCGGTGCAGGTGGCTTTGTAGGCTCCCGCGTGATGCAGCAATGGGCATGGCGGTATGACCTATGCAGCTTTCCCAAAGGCTTTCTGGCAGCAGCAGGGGAAAACGCCGTACAGCAGGCTGTTTTGCAGCAGCGGCCGGATGCCATCCTGCACACCGCAGCCATTTCGGATACCGGTTACTGCGCCGACCACCCGGAGCAGGCTTACCGTGCCAATGTAGAGCTGCCGGTCTGGCTTGCCCGGGCAGCAGCTGAGACTGGCGCAAAGCTGGTGTCCTTCAGTTCGGATCAGGTCTATGCCGGTGTGGAGCAGTCCGGCCCGTTGCCGGAGAGCATTCCGCTGCGGCCTGCCAATGTGTACGGGCAGGGCAAGCTGGAAATGGAGCAGCGGGTACAGGCAATTTGCCCAAGTGCCGTATTGCTGCGCGCCACATGGATGTACGACCTGCCGGGTTACCGGCTGCCCATCCGTGGCAATCTGCCGTTGAATCTTTTGCGTGCAGCGCAGCGGGGAGAATCTGTCCACTTTTCTGTCCGGGATTTCCGGGGCATCACCTATGTCCGGCAGGCAGTGGCGCTGTTGGAGCCTGCCCTGACCCTGCCCGGCGGGGTCTATAACTTCGGCAGCGAAAACGCTGAAAACATGGTGCTGACCGCCCGGCAGTTCGCTGAGACACTGGGAATCACGGTCGATATTCAGGAAGCTGACTGGGCACGGAATCTTGCGATGGATTGCAGCAAGCTGCGGGCGCAGGGCATCGTGTTTGACACCACACAGGAAGGGTTAACGCGCTGTTTGCGGGATTATGGATTGCGCTGA
- a CDS encoding AzlD domain-containing protein: protein MTHNNYIYIAVMALVSYAIRILPLTLIRKPIKNRFIQSFLYYVPYVTLAVMTFPAIIQATQSPVAGAVALVVGIAAAWFGASLFQVAAGCCAVVFVLEFFI from the coding sequence ATGACGCATAACAATTATATCTATATTGCGGTCATGGCGCTGGTGTCCTATGCTATCCGCATCCTGCCGCTGACGTTGATTCGCAAGCCAATCAAAAACCGATTTATCCAGTCATTTTTGTACTATGTGCCCTATGTAACGCTGGCTGTGATGACCTTTCCGGCCATCATTCAGGCAACGCAGAGCCCGGTGGCGGGTGCCGTTGCACTGGTAGTTGGCATTGCCGCCGCATGGTTTGGCGCAAGCCTGTTTCAGGTGGCTGCAGGCTGCTGTGCCGTGGTGTTCGTGCTGGAATTTTTTATCTGA